The Helianthus annuus cultivar XRQ/B chromosome 16, HanXRQr2.0-SUNRISE, whole genome shotgun sequence genome includes a window with the following:
- the LOC110918593 gene encoding leucine-rich repeat extensin-like protein 3, with protein sequence MIFRTSYVCPTQTTRRRLSLQCVCFLEDLSLKKVCATSFSCRHGSSSSYLFCSFFLPDATNTALVPSPLLLRSRPPLLFLHTTGRPSSSSTPPTSSFLSAGHPSSSTPPATPPPPPPPPPSHRRPPPPSLPTTPPPPSSAVTRRTLEIMLLIQSGSCKISVLSLMI encoded by the exons ATG ATCTTCAGGACCTCTTATGTCTGCCccacgcagaccacgcgcagacgtttgagtctgcagtgtgtttgttttctcgaagacctttcattaaaaaaggtctgcgcGACCTCTTTTTCATGCAGACATGGATCAAGCTCTTCATACCTCTTCTGCTCTTTTTTTCTCCCAGATGCAACAAACACTGCCCTAGTTCCTTCTCCCCTCCTCCTACGTAGCCGACCACCCCTCCTCTTCCTCCACACCACCGGCCGCCCATCCTCCTCCTCTACACCGCCGACCTCCTCCTTCCTCTCTGCCGGCCACCCTTCCTCCTCTACACCACCGGCCacccctcctcctcctcctcctcctcctccttcacACCGCCGACCTCCTCCTCCCTCTCTGCCGACCACCCCTCCTCCTCCTTCCTCTGCGGTTACTCGGAGAACGTTGGAGATCATGTTACTCATCCAATCAG GATCTTGCAAGATCTCAGTCTTGAGTTTGATGATATGA